The genomic window TGACGCCGATCTCGGCGCCGACGGCGAAGAACTCCTCGCTGGCGTTGAGTGGCAGCAGGCCGCCGTGCCCGAAGGCGAGACCGGCGAGCAGGTAGAGGGGGATGGGGGAGACGCCGAACCGCCTGCTGAGCCGGCCGAGGAGGCCGAGCAGGAGCAGCAGCGCGCCGACCTCGACGAGCAGTGTGGTGGTTTCGTGCATCCGCCTCAGCCGTCCGGGTCGGTGTCGGCGAGGATGGAGCTCACCCCGTCGAGACCCTGACGGGTGCCGACCACGACCACCACGTCACCGGCCGCGAACCGGAAGGTGGGGTCCGGCGAGACGATGACCTCGCCGTCCCGCAGCACGGCCACGATTGAGGCCCCGGTCCGGGTACGCGCCCTGGTGTCGCCCAGCTGCCGGTTGACGTACTTGGTGCCGGCCGGGATGGCGATCTGCTCGGTGAGCAGCCCGGCGGCCTGCTCCCGCAGCCCGGAGAGCTGCCCGAGCATCAGCGACGCGCCGAGGATGTCGGCGAGCGCCTCCGCCTCGTCGTCGGTGAGCGGGATGTCGGCCTGGCAGGCGTCCGGGTCGTCCGGGTCGTACAGGACGAGGTCCCGGCGGCCGTTGCGGTGGGAGACCACCCCCAACCGGCGGCCCGATTCGGTCACCAGGTCATGGCGTACGCCGATCCCCGGTAGGGCAGTCTGTTCGACACGTACTCGCACCTCGGCAAGGCTACCTTGGGAGGTGGCTCGATGATCGGTCGCGGAAGTCTCGCGGTGGTCGCGGTGCTGCTGGTGCCGGCCCTCGCCGCCTGTTCCATCGGCGACGTCCGGCGGCCCCCGCCGCACCGGCCGTCCGCGTCGCCCCGGCCGGCCCCGACCGCGCCGGTACCGACCCGGGCCGTCGGCTTCGACGAGGTACGACAGGTCCGGGTCGCCGTCCCACCGCGCTACGACCGGCCGAACGTCGAGTTCGTCGACGCGGCGCACGGCTACGCGCTCTTCGCCGCCTGCGACGGGGTGCCGCCCGGTCGTGGCTGCGCCGCCCTGCTCTACGCCACCGTCGACGGTGGACGCTCCTGGCGGGCACTGCGGCATCCCCGTCCGGTGGCGGCGAACCAGCAGCTCTACGCCGTGCCGGAGGCACTGGTGCTGCTCTCCGAGCCGTACGGCTGGTACACCTCGACCGACGGCGGCGCCAGCTTCGCCCACACGACCGGCGGGGAGCCGGCCGCCCTGGTGGCCGCGGGGGGCCGCTACCAGATCGTCGAGGCTCGCGGCGTGATCGGTGAGTGGGACGGCCGGCGGCTGGTGCCACTGGCCGCCCAGCCGTCCGTGCCGGGGCTGAACACGGTCGGCCACGACGGCGACCTGCTGGTGGCGGCGGGCGCGCGCGACGGCCGGCCGTACGCGGCAATCTCCCGGAACCGGGGGCGGAGCTGGCTGGCCACCCCGGTGCCGGCGATCGACGGCGAGGTGGGTGTGCTGCGGGTGGTGCTCGCCCCCGACGGCGGCGTGTGGCTGGTCGGGGAGCGGTCCGACCGGACCGGCTTCCCGGCGCTCTGGCGCCTCGTGGATACGCGGTCCTGGGAGCCGGCCCGCGCTGCCGGGCACCCGGCGCAGGCCCTGTCCGTGGCGCCGATCGGGGTCGGGCTGCTGGCGGTGACCGGCCCGGACGGGGTGGGTGTGGTGGCCGGGGGACGCTACTACCACGTCGACTGGCCGCTGACCGGCGACCACTATCTGACCGTGCTCGCCGACGGCACGATCGCCGCCCGCGGGCCCGACGACGTCATCCTCGGCACCGGATGGACCGCCAACCGGCGGTGGATCAAGGTGATCCTCGACGGCGACCGACCCGCCGGCTGCAGGTCCGTGACCACTGCGGAACCATCCCGCTCGTGCTAACGGGCTGCTGCTGGAGGGGTGCGCCGCGGTCCGCGTACCCGATCCGGAGCGGACCCGGCAGCTGCGCCGCCGCCACCTTGCGGTGCTGCTGGCCGGCCTGGCCGTGGCCGAGCCGCCGCTGCCCGGGCCGCCACCCGCCGCCGGGGAGTTCGCCTGGCGCTGGCGACGCCCGGACTGACCGCACCCCCTCTGGCTGATCAGGAAGGCGTTCGCCGCCAGGCTGCCGCCCTGCCCAGGCCCTCGGAGCTGATGGTGCCATCACGGCGTAGGCGATCCAGCACGACGCGGATCGTCGGATCGCTGACGCCGGGCAGCGCGGTGCGGATGTCGGACATCCGGAAGACAGCGGGAGCGTGGTTCACCACGTAGTCACGGACCCGGTCCTGCTTCGAGCCGTCGGCCCGATCTGAGGCGGCCCGCTGCGCGAACGTCCGGTACGCGGTGGCCAGGATGTTGACGAAGTAGCTCAGCCACGGCCAAGGGTCGGCGCGGTCCTCGTGCCAACCATGGGTGGAGTCCAACAGGGCCTGGTAGTACTCGTCCGCCGTCTCGGCGATCCGCTGTTCCAGGCTGACGTACCGGGAAACGGTGTAGCCGGTCTCCATCAGCAGAGCGTTGGTGAGGGCGCGGGTCACCCGTCCGTTGCCGTCCTCGAAGGGATGGACCACGAGCAGATCGAGTGCGAAGAGCCCGACCAGGAGCACCGGGTGATGCCGTTGGCCTGACACTTCGACCAGGTAGCGGTCGATCAGCTCCGACACGTAGAAGGGCGTGTCGGACGCTCGGACGGGCCGGAAGCGGACGGTCACCTCTCCCGAGGCGGAGCGGTCGACGACCAGGTTGTCCTCGGTCTTGAACCGACCGCCGGAGGCTGCGGTGTGCGCGAAGAGCATCTTGTGCAGGTGGAGGAGGAGTCCGCTGTTGAGTGGGCGCCACGAACCTTGGAACAGGTGGTCCTGGGCGTCCCGGTAGCCGGCGAGCTCCTGCTCGCTCCTTGTCCTCAGGTGCGTGACCTTCCCAGAAAGGATCTTGTCCGCCCGAGCGTGGTCGGGGACGACGACACCCTCGATCGCCGAGGAGGCAGTGATGCTGGCGACGCGAGCCCGGTTGGCGAGCTGGCTCAGCAGGCCGGGAAGTTGATCCCGGTAGAGCGCCTCCGAGCCCCGACCGACGTCCACCGTGCCGAGCGCGGTGACGACCGGACCAGGGACCTGGCCGATCAACCGATCGAGATCGGCGAAACTCCGCATCACGTCATCCGCTCTAGAAAGTACCCAATGTTAGGCGCCGTTATTTAGTTTATGCAGTTCCATTGGGTAGATCCGCGTACGGCTGGCCGTACGTGAAGTGAGCCAGGTCACACACCCGGAGTTGAGCGGAATAGGCTCAACTCTGGTTGTGTCCTTCCTAGTGGACACGCCGATCCGGGGGAGCCCATGAACACGGAACGTCTCACCACCAAGAGCCGCGAGACCATCACCGGTGCCGTCGCGCTGGCGAACGAGCGCGGCCACGCCACGGTGGAGCCCTGGCACCTGCTGCTGTCACTGCTGGACACCCAGGGCTCGACCGCCCCCGGCCTGCTGCGCGCCGTCGGGGCCGACCCCGCCGACCTGCGCCGGGCCGCCCAGCGGGCGGTCGACGCGCTGCCCGCCGCGCGCGGCTCCAGCATCGCCGAGCCCACCCTGGCCCGCGAGTTCGTCAACGCCATCGGCGCCGCCGAGCAGATCGCCCGGCCGCTCGGCGACGAGTACACCTCCACCGAGCACCTGCTCGCCGGCCTGGCCCGGGTGGGCGGCGCGGTCTCCGGCGCGCTGAAGTCCGCCGGTGCCACCGAGGAGAACCTGGTCGCCGCGTTCCCCAGCGTCCGCGGCGGGGACCGGCGGGTCACCACCGCCGACCCCGAGCAGACCTACCAGGCCCTCGCCAAGTACGGCGTCGACCTGACCGCCAGCGCCCGCGACGGCAAGATCGACCCGGTGATCGGCCGGGACTCGGAGATCCGCCGGGTGATCCAGGTGCTGTCCCGGCGTACCAAGAACAACCCGGTGCTGATCGGCGAGCCCGGCGTCGGCAAGACCGCGATCGTCGAGGGCCTGGCCCAGCGGATCGTCGCCGGTGACGTGCCCGAGTCGCTGCGGGACAAGAAGCTGGTCTCGCTCGACCTCGGCGCGATGGTGGCCGGCGCGCAGTACCGCGGCCAGTTCGAGGAGCGGCTGAAGTCCGTCCTGGAGGAGATCAGGAACTCCAACGGCCAGGTCATCACCTTCCTCGACGAGCTGCACACCGTCGTCGGCGCCGGCAAGGGCGAGGGCTCGATGGACGCCGGCAACATGCTCAAGCCGATGCTGGCCCGCGGCGAGCTGCGGATGGTCGGCGCGACCACCCTGGACGAGTACCGCGAGCACATCGAGAAGGACCCGGCGCTGGAGCGCCGCTTCCAGCCGGTGCTGGTCGGCGAGCCGACCATCGAGGACACCATCGGCATTTTGCGCGGTCTCAAGGAGCGGTACGAGGTGCACCACGGCGTACGGATCACCGACGCCGCGCTGGTCGCCGCCGCCTCCCTCTCCGACCGCTACATCACCGACCGGTTCCTGCCGGACAAGGCGATCGACCTGGTCGACGAGTCCGCGTCCCGGCTCCGGATGGAGATCGACTCCCGGCCGGTCGAGGTGGACGAGATCGAGCGGGCGGTGCGCCGGCTGGAGATCGAGGAGATGGCGCTGGCCAAGGAGCCGGACGCCGCCTCCGCCGAGCGGCTGGAGCGGCTGCGCAAGGAGCTGGCCGACAAGCGCGAGCAGCTGACCGCGCTCTCCGAGCGCTGGCAGACGGAGAAGAGCCACATCACCAAGCTCTCCACCGCCAAGGAGGAGCTGGAGCGGCTCAGCGGCGAGGCCGAGCGGGCCGAGCGCGACGGCGAGCTGGAACGCGCCGCCGAGCTGCGGTACGGCCGGATCCCCGCCCTGAAGGCCGACCTGGCCAGGGCGGAGGAGGAGCTGGCCCGGCTCCAGGCCGACGGCGCGATGCTCAAGGAGGAGGTCGGCGCGGACGACATCGCCGCCGTGGTCGCCTCCTGGACCGGCATCCCCGCCGGGCGGCTGCTGGAGGGCGAGACCGCCAAGCTGCTCCGGATGGAGGAGTCGCTGGGTTCCCGGGTGGTCGGCCAGGCCGAGGCGGTCGGCGCGGTCTCCGACGCGGTCCGCCGCGCCCGGGCCGGCGTCGCCGACCCGGACCGCCCGACCGGCAGCTTCCTCTTCCTCGGCCCGACCGGTGTCGGCAAGACCGAGCTGGCCAAGGCGCTCGCCGAGTTCCTCTTCGACGACGAGCGGGCCATGGTCCGCATCGACATGAGCGAGTACGGCGAGAAGCACTCCGTGGCCCGTCTGGTCGGCGCCCCGCCCGGGTACGTCGGCTACGAGGAGGGCGGCCAGCTCACCGAGGCGGTGCGCCGCCGGCCGTACTCGGTGATCCTGCTGGACGAGGTGGAGAAGGCCCACCCGGACGTCTTCGACATCCTGCTCCAGGTGCTCGACGACGGCCGGCTCACCGACGGTCAGGGCCGGACGGTGGACTTCCGCAACGCGATCCTGATCCTCACCTCAAACCTCGGGTCGTCGGTGATCAGCGACCTGACGCTGGCCGAGGAGCAGCGCCGCGAGGGTGTCCTCGCGGTGGTCCGGTCGCACTTCAAGCCGGAGTTCCTCAACCGCCTCGACGACATCGTGGTCTTCGCCGCGCTGCGCGGTGACGACCTGCGCTCCATCGTCGACATCCAGCTCGACCGGATGCGGCGCCGGCTGGCCGACCGCCGGCTCGGCCTGGAGATCACCGAGGCGGCCCGCACCTGGCTCGCCGAGCACGGGTACGACCCGATCTACGGGGCCCGGCCGCTGCGCCGGCTGGTCCAGTCGGCCATCGGCGACCAGCTCGCCAGGGCGCTGCTCGCCGGCCAGATCCGCGACGGCGACACCGTCAAGGTGGACCTCGCGGAGAGCAGGGACTCCCTGGCGGTCACCGCCGCCTGACCCCGCCCCCACCCGGCCGGGTCCCGCCCCCCGCGGGACCCGGCCGCGCCGCCTCCGCCCCGGTGATCAAGGGGGAAGGCAGGTTCACAGACGCAAAC from Micromonospora kangleipakensis includes these protein-coding regions:
- a CDS encoding Fic family protein — translated: MRSFADLDRLIGQVPGPVVTALGTVDVGRGSEALYRDQLPGLLSQLANRARVASITASSAIEGVVVPDHARADKILSGKVTHLRTRSEQELAGYRDAQDHLFQGSWRPLNSGLLLHLHKMLFAHTAASGGRFKTEDNLVVDRSASGEVTVRFRPVRASDTPFYVSELIDRYLVEVSGQRHHPVLLVGLFALDLLVVHPFEDGNGRVTRALTNALLMETGYTVSRYVSLEQRIAETADEYYQALLDSTHGWHEDRADPWPWLSYFVNILATAYRTFAQRAASDRADGSKQDRVRDYVVNHAPAVFRMSDIRTALPGVSDPTIRVVLDRLRRDGTISSEGLGRAAAWRRTPS
- a CDS encoding cation:proton antiporter regulatory subunit, translated to MRVRVEQTALPGIGVRHDLVTESGRRLGVVSHRNGRRDLVLYDPDDPDACQADIPLTDDEAEALADILGASLMLGQLSGLREQAAGLLTEQIAIPAGTKYVNRQLGDTRARTRTGASIVAVLRDGEVIVSPDPTFRFAAGDVVVVVGTRQGLDGVSSILADTDPDG
- the clpB gene encoding ATP-dependent chaperone ClpB; this encodes MNTERLTTKSRETITGAVALANERGHATVEPWHLLLSLLDTQGSTAPGLLRAVGADPADLRRAAQRAVDALPAARGSSIAEPTLAREFVNAIGAAEQIARPLGDEYTSTEHLLAGLARVGGAVSGALKSAGATEENLVAAFPSVRGGDRRVTTADPEQTYQALAKYGVDLTASARDGKIDPVIGRDSEIRRVIQVLSRRTKNNPVLIGEPGVGKTAIVEGLAQRIVAGDVPESLRDKKLVSLDLGAMVAGAQYRGQFEERLKSVLEEIRNSNGQVITFLDELHTVVGAGKGEGSMDAGNMLKPMLARGELRMVGATTLDEYREHIEKDPALERRFQPVLVGEPTIEDTIGILRGLKERYEVHHGVRITDAALVAAASLSDRYITDRFLPDKAIDLVDESASRLRMEIDSRPVEVDEIERAVRRLEIEEMALAKEPDAASAERLERLRKELADKREQLTALSERWQTEKSHITKLSTAKEELERLSGEAERAERDGELERAAELRYGRIPALKADLARAEEELARLQADGAMLKEEVGADDIAAVVASWTGIPAGRLLEGETAKLLRMEESLGSRVVGQAEAVGAVSDAVRRARAGVADPDRPTGSFLFLGPTGVGKTELAKALAEFLFDDERAMVRIDMSEYGEKHSVARLVGAPPGYVGYEEGGQLTEAVRRRPYSVILLDEVEKAHPDVFDILLQVLDDGRLTDGQGRTVDFRNAILILTSNLGSSVISDLTLAEEQRREGVLAVVRSHFKPEFLNRLDDIVVFAALRGDDLRSIVDIQLDRMRRRLADRRLGLEITEAARTWLAEHGYDPIYGARPLRRLVQSAIGDQLARALLAGQIRDGDTVKVDLAESRDSLAVTAA